A single genomic interval of Croceibacter atlanticus HTCC2559 harbors:
- a CDS encoding cation:proton antiporter translates to MLELAGIIILGILAQWVAWKFKIPAILPLILIGLLVGPLATLYTDGGVKLIQPIWNGEKGLFPGKSLFYFVSLAIGIILFEGGLTLKLSEIKTTGSVITKLISIGVIVTFFGAALAAHFIFFLSWPISFLFSALIIVTGPTVISPILRNVPLKKDVSAILKWEGILIDPIGALFAVLVFEFISVGAGSEFTITALEEFGKIVLFGFTFGFTFAHALAFAIKKNVIPHYLLNVFTLAMVLAVFVLSDLFAHESGLLSVVVMGMVMGNINLPNIKELLYFKESLSVLLISILFILLAANINIDDLLLVFNWNAVVLFAIVVLLIRPLGVFLSSINSGLQLNEKLFISWVGPRGIVAAGIASLFGLQLTQEGIEGAEYITPLVFMIVLGTVLLNATTARMFAKLVGVFLKNSEGILIIGASKVSRLIASYLHKNGRHVVLVDSNNLNIKKAKELGLEAMEASVYADDLISNIELNDVGYLMALTGNAEINNYALDKFEAQFGENGSFRLISPEEMNNPQKNPRQGLFSHTDDYIKLTDVARKYPAIQEIDIDTKEQFEGLIEMTKSEKDMVPLFIKKADGQIDILSSFSKDVNVENFEGHKLVYLGKPIDVEQLADSTTAMEDEDNSM, encoded by the coding sequence ATGTTAGAATTAGCAGGTATCATCATTTTAGGAATATTGGCACAATGGGTTGCTTGGAAGTTTAAAATCCCAGCAATTTTGCCGCTTATTTTAATTGGGCTTTTAGTTGGTCCTTTAGCAACGTTATACACAGATGGCGGTGTTAAATTAATACAACCTATATGGAATGGTGAAAAAGGCTTATTTCCAGGAAAGAGCTTATTTTACTTTGTAAGTCTTGCCATTGGAATTATTTTATTTGAAGGTGGTCTTACTTTAAAGTTAAGTGAGATAAAAACTACGGGTTCTGTAATTACTAAGTTAATTTCAATTGGGGTTATTGTCACATTTTTTGGAGCAGCGTTAGCCGCACATTTTATCTTCTTTTTAAGCTGGCCAATATCATTCTTGTTTTCAGCTTTAATAATAGTAACTGGACCTACAGTAATTTCACCTATACTTAGAAACGTGCCACTAAAAAAAGATGTTTCTGCTATTTTAAAATGGGAAGGTATTTTAATAGATCCAATAGGTGCTTTATTTGCCGTTTTGGTATTTGAATTTATAAGCGTTGGAGCAGGTAGCGAGTTTACTATTACCGCTTTAGAAGAGTTTGGTAAAATTGTACTTTTTGGCTTTACGTTTGGTTTTACATTTGCTCATGCTTTAGCATTTGCAATAAAGAAAAATGTGATTCCTCATTACCTACTAAACGTATTTACACTTGCTATGGTATTAGCAGTGTTTGTACTTTCAGATTTGTTTGCACACGAAAGCGGATTACTTTCTGTAGTTGTTATGGGTATGGTTATGGGTAATATTAACCTTCCTAACATAAAGGAACTTTTATACTTTAAAGAATCTCTTTCTGTATTATTAATTTCAATACTATTTATTCTGCTTGCAGCTAATATTAATATAGATGATTTACTATTAGTCTTTAATTGGAATGCAGTAGTACTATTTGCAATTGTAGTATTACTAATTAGGCCTCTTGGCGTCTTTTTAAGCAGTATAAACTCAGGATTACAGCTTAATGAAAAACTATTTATAAGTTGGGTAGGACCACGTGGTATTGTTGCTGCAGGTATTGCTTCCTTATTTGGTTTACAACTAACACAAGAAGGAATTGAAGGCGCAGAGTACATTACGCCATTGGTATTTATGATAGTGTTAGGAACGGTATTATTAAATGCAACAACTGCAAGGATGTTTGCCAAACTAGTGGGTGTATTTTTGAAAAACTCAGAAGGCATTTTAATCATTGGCGCTTCAAAGGTTAGCCGCTTAATAGCTAGCTACCTTCATAAAAATGGGCGTCACGTTGTTTTGGTAGATAGTAACAACTTAAATATCAAAAAAGCAAAAGAATTAGGCTTAGAGGCAATGGAAGCTAGTGTTTATGCAGATGATTTAATAAGTAATATTGAGTTGAATGATGTAGGGTACTTAATGGCTCTAACAGGAAATGCAGAAATTAATAACTATGCGTTAGATAAATTTGAAGCTCAATTTGGTGAAAATGGATCATTTAGACTCATTAGCCCAGAAGAAATGAATAACCCTCAAAAAAACCCAAGACAAGGTTTATTCTCACATACAGATGATTATATAAAACTTACAGATGTTGCTAGAAAATATCCAGCAATACAAGAAATAGATATAGATACTAAAGAACAATTTGAAGGCCTTATAGAAATGACTAAATCTGAAAAAGATATGGTACCTCTATTTATAAAAAAGGCAGATGGACAAATAGATATACTAAGCTCATTTAGTAAAGATGTAAACGTTGAAAATTTTGAAGGACATAAATTAGTTTACCTAGGAAAACCAATAGATGTTGAGCAATTAGCAGACTCTACAACTGCTATGGAAGATGAAGATAACTCTATGTAA
- a CDS encoding MBL fold metallo-hydrolase, producing the protein MTLHPIESGNFKLDGGAMFGVVPKSLWTRTNPADANNMIDMAARCLLIEDGDRLILIDTGMGDKQSEKFFGYYYMWGDHSLDASLAKAGFHRDDITDVFLTHLHFDHCGGCIINNPNGNGYLPAFKNAKFWTNENHWNWAVNPNAREKASFLKENILPMQDSGQLNFIKKTTKDSFQTSSELDFGIFFADGHTEKQMIPRIDYKGKTLVFAADLLPTAGHIPLPYVMGYDTRPLLTLDEKAQFLNEAADHNHYIFLEHDAHNEIITVQHTDKGVRLKDTYTFNQLFK; encoded by the coding sequence ATGACATTACACCCTATTGAATCTGGAAATTTTAAACTAGATGGTGGCGCTATGTTTGGCGTTGTTCCTAAAAGTTTATGGACAAGGACTAACCCTGCAGACGCTAATAATATGATTGATATGGCGGCTCGCTGCCTTTTAATTGAAGATGGCGACAGGCTTATTTTAATTGACACAGGTATGGGTGACAAACAAAGTGAAAAATTCTTTGGATATTACTATATGTGGGGAGACCATTCTTTAGATGCGTCTCTGGCCAAAGCTGGCTTTCATAGAGATGATATAACAGATGTTTTCTTAACACATTTACATTTTGACCACTGTGGTGGTTGTATAATAAACAATCCTAACGGTAACGGTTATCTGCCTGCTTTTAAAAACGCTAAATTTTGGACCAATGAAAACCATTGGAATTGGGCTGTAAACCCTAATGCAAGAGAAAAAGCATCTTTTTTAAAAGAGAACATCTTGCCAATGCAAGATAGCGGACAACTTAACTTTATCAAGAAAACGACTAAAGATTCTTTCCAAACATCATCTGAGTTAGATTTTGGAATCTTTTTTGCAGATGGTCACACAGAAAAACAAATGATTCCGAGGATAGACTATAAAGGAAAAACACTTGTATTTGCAGCAGATTTATTACCAACTGCCGGCCACATACCGCTACCTTATGTAATGGGTTATGATACAAGGCCGCTATTAACCTTAGATGAAAAAGCACAGTTTTTAAACGAAGCTGCAGACCATAATCATTACATATTTTTAGAACACGATGCTCATAATGAAATTATAACCGTGCAACATACAGACAAAGGCGTTCGTCTTAAAGATACTTACACATTTAATCAATTATTTAAATAA